In Micromonospora purpureochromogenes, a single window of DNA contains:
- the otsB gene encoding trehalose-phosphatase, protein MPPLNLGNQQPKTPLDAEHAWRATAARAAHTVLFFDFDGTLAPVDDDPTAVQPAPKVLAALEALAPVVQRVAIVSARPVDFLRDHLGGLAGVDLYGLYGLEHSHSGGETVTEPAALPWVPTMSELADLARAELPAGTLVEFKRLSVALHWRTAPGLGPQVEQWGRAQAERLGLKVQAGRMVLELKPPVDRDKGLVIGEIVRDAGGAWYFGDDVSDIKAFAALRARAAADPDFFGVCVAVANPETGHEVADAADLTLDSPAALGDFLTRALPHLI, encoded by the coding sequence GTGCCGCCGTTGAATCTGGGCAACCAGCAGCCGAAGACTCCGTTGGACGCCGAGCACGCCTGGCGGGCCACCGCCGCGAGGGCGGCCCACACGGTGCTCTTCTTCGACTTCGACGGCACTTTGGCGCCGGTCGACGACGACCCCACCGCCGTGCAGCCCGCGCCCAAGGTGCTCGCCGCGCTGGAGGCGCTCGCCCCGGTGGTGCAGCGGGTGGCGATCGTCTCCGCCCGCCCGGTCGACTTCCTCCGCGACCACCTCGGTGGCCTCGCCGGCGTCGACCTGTACGGCCTGTACGGGCTGGAGCACAGCCACTCCGGGGGCGAGACGGTGACCGAGCCGGCCGCGCTGCCCTGGGTGCCGACCATGTCCGAGCTGGCCGACCTGGCCCGGGCCGAACTGCCGGCCGGCACGCTGGTGGAGTTCAAGCGGTTGAGCGTCGCCCTGCACTGGCGTACCGCGCCGGGGCTGGGGCCGCAGGTCGAGCAGTGGGGGCGTGCGCAGGCCGAGCGGCTGGGGCTCAAGGTGCAGGCCGGCCGGATGGTGCTGGAGCTCAAGCCCCCGGTCGACCGGGACAAGGGCCTGGTCATCGGCGAGATCGTGCGGGACGCCGGGGGCGCCTGGTACTTCGGCGACGACGTCTCCGACATCAAGGCCTTCGCCGCGCTGCGGGCCCGCGCCGCCGCCGACCCGGACTTCTTCGGCGTCTGTGTGGCCGTGGCCAACCCGGAGACCGGTCACGAGGTGGCCGACGCCGCCGACCTCACCCTCGACTCCCCGGCCGCCCTGGGCGACTTCCTGACCAGGGCGCTGCCCCACCTGATCTGA
- a CDS encoding isoprenyl transferase, whose protein sequence is MTLRNLLYSVYERRLTASLAGKPVPRHVGVMCDGNRRWAREMGFVDPNDGHRMGAERIKELLRWCDAAGVGHVTLWLLSTDNLSRPAEELDPLLQIIEDLSTELAEEGNPWRLRMVGALDVLPAHHAQALKAAEERTRDRAGGAQVNIAVGYGGRREIADAVRSLLLEHAATGGTIEELAGALDVDHISEHLYTKGLPDPDLIIRTSGEQRLSGFMLWQSAHSEFYFCELNWPDFRRVDFLRALRSYANRQRRFGA, encoded by the coding sequence ATGACTCTGCGGAACCTCCTCTACTCCGTTTACGAGCGCCGGCTGACGGCGTCGCTCGCGGGCAAGCCGGTGCCCCGGCACGTCGGCGTCATGTGCGACGGCAACCGCAGGTGGGCGCGGGAGATGGGCTTCGTCGACCCCAACGACGGGCACCGGATGGGCGCCGAGCGGATCAAGGAGCTGCTGCGCTGGTGCGACGCCGCCGGTGTGGGCCACGTCACGCTCTGGCTGCTCTCCACCGACAACCTCTCCCGGCCGGCGGAGGAGCTGGATCCGCTGCTCCAGATCATCGAGGACCTGAGCACCGAGCTGGCCGAGGAGGGCAACCCCTGGCGGCTGCGGATGGTCGGCGCGCTCGACGTGCTGCCGGCGCACCACGCGCAGGCCCTGAAGGCCGCCGAGGAGCGCACCCGCGACCGTGCCGGGGGCGCCCAGGTCAACATCGCCGTCGGGTACGGCGGCCGGCGCGAGATCGCCGACGCGGTGCGCTCCCTGCTGCTGGAGCACGCCGCCACCGGCGGCACCATCGAGGAGCTGGCCGGCGCGCTGGACGTCGACCACATCTCCGAGCACCTCTACACCAAGGGTCTGCCGGACCCGGATCTGATCATCCGGACCAGCGGTGAGCAGCGCCTCTCCGGCTTCATGCTCTGGCAGTCGGCCCACTCGGAGTTCTACTTCTGCGAACTCAACTGGCCCGACTTCCGCCGCGTCGACTTCCTGCGCGCCCTGCGCTCCTACGCCAACCGCCAGCGCCGCTTCGGCGCCTGA
- a CDS encoding geranylgeranyl reductase family protein — MSDEFDLIVVGAGPAGAAAALAARRAGARVLLLDRSDFPRDKACGDGIAAHALDVLAGLGVTDAVAGYAPLPALRLVGPGGPAVARALPRPAYTVPREVFDARLVAAAVAAGAVLCRHTVRRIEPRHDRVVLDGELAARAVVGADGAGSVVRRALGHPPNPDRHLALAIRGYAPALPGPPEQFIVTSGPRWPAYAWSFPIGDGRANVGYGEVLRGEPLSRAHLLDRLAALLPATDPATVTGLRAHHLPLSTHRPSPGRGRVVLAGDALSLINPFTGEGIFYALLSGALAGAAAAAAPDRAADRYARALRRRLGTHLRHSSVAAWLARHRRMVDAAVRAARRDDRVYRSVVELGLGDGRLDARTLAMIGIGLSARS, encoded by the coding sequence GTGAGCGACGAATTCGACCTGATCGTGGTCGGGGCGGGACCGGCCGGGGCGGCCGCCGCGCTGGCCGCTCGCCGGGCCGGTGCCCGGGTGCTGCTGCTGGACCGGTCCGACTTCCCGAGGGACAAGGCCTGTGGGGACGGCATCGCGGCGCACGCGCTGGACGTCCTCGCCGGGCTGGGCGTGACCGACGCGGTGGCCGGGTACGCCCCGCTGCCCGCCCTGCGACTGGTCGGCCCGGGCGGCCCGGCGGTGGCCCGGGCGCTGCCCCGGCCCGCGTACACGGTGCCCCGCGAGGTGTTCGACGCCCGGCTGGTCGCGGCGGCGGTGGCCGCCGGTGCGGTGCTGTGCCGGCACACGGTCCGCCGGATCGAGCCGCGCCACGACCGGGTGGTGCTGGACGGGGAACTGGCCGCCCGGGCGGTGGTCGGCGCGGACGGGGCCGGATCGGTGGTCCGCCGCGCGCTCGGCCACCCGCCGAACCCGGACCGCCACCTCGCGCTCGCCATCCGGGGGTACGCCCCGGCGCTGCCCGGCCCGCCCGAACAGTTCATCGTCACCTCGGGGCCGCGCTGGCCGGCGTACGCCTGGTCCTTCCCGATCGGCGACGGTCGCGCGAACGTCGGGTACGGGGAGGTGCTGCGGGGCGAACCGCTGAGCCGCGCGCACCTGCTGGACCGGCTCGCCGCGTTGCTGCCGGCGACCGACCCGGCCACGGTCACCGGCCTGCGCGCCCACCACCTGCCGCTCTCGACGCACCGGCCGTCGCCCGGTCGGGGTCGGGTGGTGCTGGCCGGCGACGCGCTCTCCCTGATCAACCCGTTCACCGGCGAGGGGATCTTCTACGCGCTGCTCTCCGGGGCGCTGGCCGGCGCGGCCGCCGCGGCGGCACCGGACCGGGCGGCCGACCGGTACGCCCGGGCGCTGCGCCGGCGGCTCGGTACGCACCTGCGGCACAGCTCGGTCGCCGCCTGGCTGGCCCGGCACCGGCGGATGGTCGACGCGGCCGTCCGGGCGGCCCGCCGCGACGACCGGGTCTACCGCAGCGTCGTCGAGTTGGGGCTCGGGGACGGCCGGCTGGACGCCCGTACCCTCGCCATGATCGGCATCGGTCTCTCGGCGCGTAGTTAA